A single Gammaproteobacteria bacterium DNA region contains:
- a CDS encoding plastocyanin/azurin family copper-binding protein produces the protein MKSNQFTAAFLLACFFSSAAYAEEHVVNAQATKFHPVVVFAKPGDSIVWKNMSGHDAQSMESLIPEGAEHWHVPMGSDGSVVLDVEGVYVYKCTPHFALGMVGGIVVGEPSNMEQVEAHAKGMAKRAVIKMKKAIAAR, from the coding sequence ATGAAGTCGAATCAGTTCACAGCCGCCTTTTTGCTTGCTTGTTTCTTTTCTTCCGCGGCGTACGCCGAGGAACATGTTGTGAACGCACAGGCCACCAAATTCCATCCTGTCGTCGTATTTGCCAAGCCAGGGGATTCTATCGTCTGGAAAAATATGAGTGGACACGACGCGCAGTCCATGGAGTCGCTTATACCTGAAGGGGCTGAGCATTGGCACGTGCCCATGGGCAGCGACGGGTCGGTTGTCCTGGACGTGGAAGGGGTATATGTTTACAAGTGCACCCCCCACTTTGCCTTGGGAATGGTGGGCGGCATCGTAGTGGGCGAACCGAGTAACATGGAACAGGTGGAGGCGCATGCCAAGGGGATGGCCAAACGGGCGGTGATTAAGATGAAGAAGGCCATTGCCGCAAGATAA
- a CDS encoding quinoprotein dehydrogenase-associated putative ABC transporter substrate-binding protein: MPQDKQKFRRGRAGASCLVAALLALAPALFRVPPVWADVGGQPEELKVCADPYNLPFSNKEGNGFENRLAELFAEELGVSLRYEWFPQRRGFVRNTLKSELSDGVYKCDLIMGVPSGFELAATTIPYYRSTYVLIYARGRGMDKVQTPGELSDLPQEVRQNLRFGVFDQGPGQLWVFREGFMAQAVPYVAQAGDARVTPNQVIDDLIKGKIDVTIIWGPFGGYYAKRHRDGEKLVVLPLAEERDSSLPNLRFQYDISMAVRHGEKEWRERVNGFIRENRSRIGEVLDEFGIPRAELKE, encoded by the coding sequence TTGCCGCAAGATAAGCAGAAGTTCCGCAGGGGGCGGGCAGGCGCCAGCTGCCTGGTTGCGGCTTTGCTCGCGCTGGCCCCGGCGCTCTTCCGCGTACCGCCCGTATGGGCCGATGTGGGCGGGCAACCGGAAGAGTTGAAGGTATGCGCCGACCCTTACAATCTGCCCTTTTCTAACAAGGAAGGGAACGGTTTCGAGAACCGGCTGGCGGAGCTATTTGCCGAGGAATTGGGGGTGTCTCTGCGTTACGAGTGGTTCCCGCAACGCAGAGGGTTCGTGCGCAATACGCTTAAATCCGAACTCTCCGATGGCGTGTACAAGTGCGACTTGATCATGGGGGTTCCGTCCGGTTTCGAGTTGGCGGCCACTACGATCCCTTATTACCGTTCGACCTACGTGCTGATCTATGCCAGGGGGCGAGGCATGGACAAGGTGCAAACTCCCGGGGAACTGTCGGATTTGCCTCAGGAAGTGCGGCAGAATCTGCGGTTTGGAGTATTCGACCAGGGGCCAGGCCAATTGTGGGTATTCCGCGAGGGCTTCATGGCACAGGCAGTTCCTTACGTTGCACAGGCAGGCGATGCCCGTGTGACGCCAAACCAAGTGATTGACGATCTGATCAAGGGAAAAATAGACGTAACCATCATCTGGGGGCCGTTTGGCGGATACTATGCCAAGCGTCACCGCGATGGGGAAAAATTGGTCGTATTGCCTTTGGCGGAAGAGCGAGATTCTTCACTGCCCAATCTGAGGTTTCAGTACGATATTTCCATGGCCGTGCGTCATGGCGAAAAGGAATGGCGCGAGCGGGTCAATGGCTTTATCCGGGAAAACCGCTCCCGAATTGGCGAGGTCCTGGACGAGTTCGGGATCCCGCGGGCAGAACTGAAGGAATGA
- the fdhF gene encoding formate dehydrogenase subunit alpha, which produces MAKPADTEGLRQQGTVSFMYDGKPVRAAPNDTILQAARRAGFHIPKLCYQEGYRPDGNCRACVVEIEGERVLAPSCWRRPTEGMKVRGDSERSLHSRRLVLELLLSDMPEQGRSPYTRDSELDYWAERLGVSHPRFPGRQQSPAADVSNPAIEVNLDVCIQCNRCVRACREEQANDVIGYAFRGERSEIVFDMRDAMGKSTCVSCGECVQACPTGALMPAGKEAKQQEERKVDSVCPYCGVGCLLRYHVREDRILRVSGRDGPSNHGRLCVKGRYGFDYVHHEQRLIRPLIRRQGVAKTADLVPPARVLEHFREATWEEALDRAAGGLVEIRDQHGGQALAGFGSAKGSNEEAYLFQKLVRMGLGTNNVDHCTRLCHASSVAALLECIGSGAVSNPVADVAETDVLLVIGARPTVNHPVAATFMKNAARAGKTLILIDPYRSDLARYARHFLQFRPDTDVTLLNGIMHIVLAEGLHNERFIREKTTGFEEFAHNLKAYTPQRVSRVCGVPEKKLYEVARCYASAPAAMIFWGMGISQHIHGTDNARCLISLALLTGQIGRAGTGLHPLRGQNNVQGASDVGLIPMMYPDYQLVGDAETRRKFERHWGAALPSEPGLTVVEIMDAAHAGQIRGMYIMGENPAMSDPNLQHAREALRKLRHLVVQDIFFTETAGFADVILPASAFPEKTGTFTNTDRRVQLGRKAIATPGEACEDLWIIQQIAQRLGLDWEYTGPQQVFEEICRVTPSIAGMTWERLEREDSLTYPLCKEGENGQSTLFSQSFPTPNGKGKFVSAIQREADEMPDEDYPWVFTTGRYLEHWHTGSMTRRSRTLNAIEPEPVANLHPEDLRQIGAAPGDRICIESRRGKIEAIARADAGMQQGNVFMAFCFREAAANMLTNPALDPSGKIPEFKYCAVHLAPASASAKQPSARRRRRATMATSQ; this is translated from the coding sequence ATGGCAAAACCCGCTGATACCGAAGGCCTGCGACAGCAAGGGACCGTCTCGTTCATGTACGACGGCAAGCCGGTGCGCGCGGCACCCAACGACACGATCCTGCAGGCCGCCCGTCGCGCCGGCTTCCATATCCCGAAACTGTGCTACCAAGAGGGCTACCGACCAGACGGCAATTGCCGGGCCTGCGTAGTAGAGATCGAAGGAGAGCGGGTGCTGGCCCCCTCCTGTTGGCGGCGCCCGACGGAAGGCATGAAAGTGCGCGGCGACAGCGAGCGCAGCCTCCACTCCCGGAGGCTGGTGCTGGAGCTTCTGCTCTCCGACATGCCGGAACAAGGGCGTTCTCCCTACACCCGGGACTCTGAGCTTGATTACTGGGCGGAACGATTGGGAGTGAGCCACCCCCGTTTCCCGGGGCGCCAGCAGTCCCCTGCCGCCGACGTCAGCAACCCGGCTATCGAGGTGAATCTGGATGTCTGTATCCAATGCAACCGGTGCGTGCGTGCCTGCCGCGAGGAACAGGCAAACGACGTAATCGGCTATGCCTTTCGCGGCGAACGCTCCGAGATCGTGTTCGATATGCGCGATGCCATGGGAAAAAGCACTTGCGTCAGTTGCGGCGAGTGCGTGCAGGCCTGTCCCACCGGCGCCCTGATGCCGGCCGGTAAAGAAGCCAAGCAACAAGAGGAGCGTAAGGTGGACTCCGTCTGCCCTTACTGCGGCGTCGGTTGCCTGTTGCGCTACCATGTCCGCGAAGACCGCATCCTGCGCGTCTCCGGGCGCGACGGCCCCTCCAATCATGGCCGACTGTGCGTTAAGGGCCGCTACGGCTTTGACTACGTGCACCATGAGCAAAGGCTGATACGCCCCCTGATCCGGCGCCAAGGGGTTGCCAAGACTGCCGATCTTGTCCCACCTGCCCGCGTATTGGAGCACTTCCGGGAGGCCACATGGGAAGAAGCCCTGGACCGGGCCGCAGGCGGTCTGGTGGAAATCCGCGACCAGCACGGCGGCCAGGCGCTCGCAGGCTTCGGCTCGGCAAAGGGGAGCAACGAAGAGGCATATCTGTTCCAAAAGCTGGTGCGCATGGGGCTCGGCACCAACAACGTCGATCACTGCACTCGCTTGTGCCATGCTTCCTCAGTGGCCGCGTTGCTTGAATGCATCGGTTCCGGGGCCGTCTCCAACCCCGTGGCGGACGTTGCCGAAACAGATGTCCTTCTGGTGATCGGGGCACGCCCCACGGTCAACCACCCCGTGGCCGCCACTTTCATGAAAAACGCCGCCAGGGCAGGCAAGACCCTGATCTTAATCGATCCCTATCGCTCCGACCTCGCCCGGTATGCGCGCCATTTTCTGCAATTTCGCCCCGACACTGACGTGACTCTCTTGAACGGCATCATGCACATTGTGCTGGCTGAAGGACTGCATAACGAGCGGTTCATCCGGGAAAAGACGACAGGTTTCGAAGAATTCGCCCACAACCTCAAGGCCTATACGCCCCAACGGGTCTCGCGGGTCTGCGGCGTCCCGGAAAAAAAGCTATACGAGGTGGCCCGTTGCTACGCCAGCGCTCCGGCGGCAATGATCTTCTGGGGCATGGGAATATCCCAACACATCCACGGCACCGACAACGCCCGCTGCCTGATCTCTCTTGCCCTGCTCACCGGCCAGATTGGCCGCGCGGGGACCGGCTTGCACCCGTTGCGCGGCCAGAACAACGTTCAGGGAGCGTCGGATGTCGGCCTAATCCCCATGATGTATCCGGACTACCAATTAGTCGGCGACGCAGAGACCCGCCGTAAGTTCGAACGGCACTGGGGCGCCGCTCTACCCTCAGAGCCCGGCCTGACGGTAGTCGAGATTATGGACGCCGCCCACGCGGGGCAGATCCGCGGGATGTACATTATGGGAGAAAATCCGGCCATGTCGGATCCGAACCTGCAGCACGCCCGCGAGGCGTTACGCAAGCTGCGGCACTTGGTCGTACAGGATATCTTTTTTACAGAGACGGCCGGATTTGCCGACGTGATCCTGCCTGCCTCCGCATTCCCGGAAAAAACCGGCACCTTCACCAATACCGACCGCCGGGTACAGCTCGGGCGCAAGGCGATCGCGACCCCTGGAGAGGCATGTGAAGATCTGTGGATCATCCAACAAATCGCACAGCGCTTGGGACTGGACTGGGAATACACCGGCCCGCAACAGGTATTCGAAGAGATCTGCCGTGTAACTCCCAGTATCGCCGGCATGACCTGGGAACGGCTGGAACGAGAAGATTCCCTGACTTACCCTCTGTGCAAGGAAGGAGAGAACGGTCAGTCCACTCTGTTCTCGCAGTCTTTCCCCACACCGAATGGCAAGGGCAAATTCGTGTCTGCCATACAGCGGGAAGCCGACGAAATGCCAGATGAGGATTATCCTTGGGTATTCACCACCGGGCGTTACCTGGAACACTGGCATACGGGGAGCATGACCCGCCGTTCCCGGACGCTGAACGCCATCGAACCGGAACCGGTGGCCAACTTACACCCCGAAGACCTACGGCAAATAGGCGCCGCCCCAGGCGACCGCATTTGCATTGAATCCCGACGGGGAAAGATAGAAGCCATCGCCCGCGCTGATGCCGGCATGCAACAGGGCAATGTATTCATGGCCTTCTGCTTTCGCGAGGCAGCCGCCAACATGCTGACCAACCCGGCATTGGATCCCAGCGGCAAGATCCCGGAGTTCAAATATTGCGCCGTGCACCTTGCACCGGCCTCTGCGTCTGCAAAACAGCCCTCGGCCCGACGGCGGCGGCGCGCGACTATGGCAACTTCGCAGTGA
- a CDS encoding NAD(P)H-dependent oxidoreductase subunit E codes for MGHLSRQRRKHQIRGRTAEPAVLAELRQLLGAAPRRRDLLIEYLHKVQDAKGCLPVSWLVALAHEMSLPMAEIYEVATFYHHFDVVREGDAAIPPLTVRVCDSITCEMLGAQKLIDGLRNTVDESQVRIQPVPCVGRCHGAPVAVVGQNPIERADTERVHAAVRAGQTRDLLEQTGPECIGYTAYCRGGGYRLLRACRDGDREPEQVIGQLSESGLRGLGGAGFPVGRKWSILRAQPRPKYLAVNIDEGEPGTFKDRYYLERDPHRFLEGALIAAWAVEARDIYIYLRDEYAGCRALLERELRELERAPPCPLPTLHLRRGAGAYICGEESAMIESIEGKRGVPRLRPPFVAERGLFDRPTLEHNLESLHWVREILERGAAWFAAQGRRGCSGLRSFSVSGRVRQPGVHLAPAGITVRELIAEHCGGMLPGHEFYGYFPGGASGGILPASLGDLPLDFDTLQEYGCFIGSAAIIVLSQQDRARDAALNSMRFFEHESCGQCTPCRAGAAKAARLMSAPLWNQPLLKELAQVMSDASICGLGQAAPNPMLSVMRYFPQELSNGKTR; via the coding sequence ATCGGGCATCTCTCCCGCCAACGCCGCAAGCACCAAATCCGAGGACGAACTGCCGAACCGGCGGTACTCGCCGAACTTCGACAGTTGCTCGGCGCGGCGCCCAGGCGCCGGGACCTGCTTATCGAATATCTGCACAAGGTCCAGGATGCCAAAGGGTGTCTCCCCGTCTCTTGGCTCGTTGCCCTTGCCCACGAAATGTCCCTTCCCATGGCGGAAATTTACGAGGTCGCCACCTTCTACCACCACTTCGATGTGGTCCGGGAGGGCGATGCGGCTATCCCGCCGCTGACGGTCCGGGTCTGCGATTCGATTACCTGCGAGATGCTCGGCGCGCAAAAACTGATTGACGGCCTGCGTAACACCGTGGACGAAAGCCAGGTGCGGATACAGCCGGTACCTTGCGTGGGGCGTTGCCACGGCGCCCCGGTGGCTGTAGTCGGGCAAAACCCCATTGAGCGGGCGGACACGGAACGGGTGCATGCCGCCGTACGCGCCGGGCAGACCCGTGACCTGCTGGAACAGACGGGGCCCGAGTGCATCGGTTACACGGCCTATTGCCGGGGAGGCGGCTACCGCCTGTTGCGCGCTTGCCGAGATGGCGACCGAGAACCGGAACAGGTCATTGGCCAACTGAGCGAGTCTGGCCTGCGCGGCCTGGGTGGCGCCGGCTTCCCCGTCGGGCGCAAATGGTCCATCCTGCGCGCGCAGCCCCGTCCGAAGTACCTTGCCGTCAACATTGATGAAGGCGAACCCGGCACCTTCAAAGACCGGTATTATCTGGAGCGCGATCCGCATCGGTTTCTGGAAGGGGCCCTGATCGCCGCCTGGGCGGTGGAAGCCAGAGATATTTACATCTACCTGCGGGACGAGTACGCCGGTTGCAGGGCGCTGCTGGAAAGGGAGTTGAGGGAGCTGGAACGGGCCCCGCCTTGTCCCCTGCCCACCCTGCACCTGCGCCGCGGCGCCGGCGCCTACATCTGTGGCGAGGAGTCGGCGATGATCGAATCCATCGAGGGCAAACGCGGGGTGCCGCGGTTGCGCCCACCCTTCGTGGCCGAACGCGGATTGTTTGACCGGCCGACACTGGAACACAACCTGGAAAGCCTGCACTGGGTGCGGGAGATCCTGGAGCGTGGGGCCGCCTGGTTTGCCGCCCAGGGGCGGCGGGGGTGTAGCGGACTGCGCTCGTTCTCGGTCAGTGGCCGCGTACGGCAACCCGGCGTGCACCTCGCCCCAGCCGGGATCACGGTACGGGAACTGATCGCGGAGCACTGTGGCGGCATGTTGCCCGGCCACGAGTTCTACGGCTATTTTCCCGGCGGCGCCTCGGGGGGCATCCTGCCCGCCTCGCTAGGCGATCTGCCGCTGGACTTCGACACCTTGCAGGAATACGGCTGTTTTATTGGTTCCGCGGCAATTATCGTCCTGTCCCAGCAAGACCGGGCCCGCGACGCGGCATTGAACTCTATGCGCTTCTTCGAGCACGAGTCCTGCGGCCAATGCACGCCATGCCGCGCGGGAGCGGCCAAGGCAGCGCGGCTGATGTCAGCGCCACTATGGAACCAGCCCCTGTTAAAAGAACTGGCGCAGGTAATGAGCGATGCCTCGATCTGCGGTTTAGGCCAGGCGGCGCCCAACCCTATGCTGTCCGTAATGCGATATTTCCCTCAGGAGTTATCTAATGGCAAAACCCGCTGA
- a CDS encoding formylmethanofuran dehydrogenase subunit C, with translation MTGVLQLRAPLTRALDLSPLSSGLSEGLSLTALRGLELPYGTEKVPLGELFRAQGASRPRSLVFDPGSPWFDRLGMGLRSGRIEVRGDAGEALGLEMRGGRIEVLGDVAAWAGAGMSGGEIRVAGNAGDALGGALPGNLLGMRAGYIHVRGSAGRRIGEAMRRGLILVEGSAASECATRMRAGTVIVLGRIGPRMALGMRRGSLVLARRPAALPAIFNYSGRSEFGMLRVLFRQLARSRQELQFFYKLSIVAEQFSGDLSVSGKGEVLTLQRA, from the coding sequence ATGACCGGCGTGCTGCAATTGCGGGCGCCTCTGACACGTGCCCTGGACCTCTCTCCCTTATCGTCCGGGCTCTCGGAAGGCCTGTCCCTTACCGCGCTCCGCGGCCTGGAGTTACCGTATGGCACAGAAAAGGTACCGCTGGGAGAGCTATTCCGGGCGCAGGGCGCCTCCCGCCCGCGGAGCTTGGTATTCGACCCGGGCAGCCCCTGGTTTGACCGTCTCGGCATGGGTTTGAGGAGCGGGCGCATCGAAGTGCGCGGCGATGCCGGCGAGGCACTGGGCCTAGAAATGCGCGGCGGGCGCATCGAGGTGCTTGGCGACGTCGCCGCCTGGGCTGGGGCCGGGATGAGCGGCGGGGAGATCCGCGTTGCCGGGAACGCTGGGGACGCCCTGGGCGGCGCCCTGCCCGGCAACCTCCTGGGGATGCGTGCCGGCTACATTCACGTCCGCGGGAGTGCCGGCCGGCGCATCGGCGAGGCAATGCGGCGCGGCCTGATCCTGGTCGAGGGAAGCGCCGCCTCGGAATGCGCCACCCGAATGCGCGCCGGCACCGTGATTGTGTTGGGGCGCATTGGCCCCAGGATGGCGCTGGGAATGCGGCGGGGAAGCCTCGTGCTGGCGCGCCGGCCGGCGGCGTTGCCGGCCATCTTCAACTACAGCGGGCGCTCCGAATTCGGTATGCTGCGGGTGCTGTTCCGACAATTGGCCCGCTCGCGCCAAGAATTGCAATTTTTCTACAAGTTGTCTATCGTAGCGGAACAATTTTCAGGCGACCTGTCAGTCAGCGGCAAGGGAGAGGTCCTGACGCTACAACGGGCATGA
- the fhcD gene encoding formylmethanofuran--tetrahydromethanopterin N-formyltransferase, producing the protein MKIHGVPILDTFAEAFPMWGTRLILTACNHRWARHAARAATGFATSVIGCGCEAGVERELAASETPDGRPGAAVLLLAMGRKELARQTLTRVGQCVLTSPGSACFSGLREGERLPLGRQLRYFGDGFQSSKQIGGIRYWRIPVMDGEFLCQEDACMRKAVGGGNFLVMARDTTEALLACEAATAAIAELPEVIAPFPGGVVRSGSKVGSKYPQLKASTNHAFCPTLRGQVESSLPPAVGSVLEVVIDGLSEDAVAQAMREGIRAACRTGRLLGIGAGNYGGSLGPYHFPLQRLLQ; encoded by the coding sequence ATGAAAATCCACGGCGTCCCCATCCTGGACACCTTTGCCGAGGCCTTCCCAATGTGGGGAACACGGCTGATCCTGACCGCCTGCAATCACCGCTGGGCGCGACACGCGGCCCGGGCCGCTACGGGCTTCGCCACCTCGGTCATCGGCTGTGGCTGCGAGGCGGGCGTCGAACGGGAGCTCGCGGCGAGCGAAACCCCGGATGGACGCCCGGGCGCCGCCGTGCTCTTGCTGGCGATGGGCCGGAAAGAGTTGGCTCGCCAAACGCTCACCCGAGTAGGACAATGCGTCCTCACCAGCCCGGGCAGCGCCTGCTTCTCCGGTCTGCGCGAGGGAGAACGCCTGCCGCTCGGCCGCCAACTGCGCTATTTCGGGGACGGCTTCCAGTCTTCCAAACAGATCGGCGGCATCCGCTATTGGCGGATCCCAGTCATGGATGGCGAGTTCCTCTGCCAGGAAGACGCCTGCATGCGCAAAGCGGTAGGAGGCGGCAACTTTCTGGTGATGGCGCGGGATACGACCGAGGCTCTGCTGGCCTGTGAAGCGGCAACGGCTGCCATCGCCGAACTGCCGGAGGTTATCGCGCCTTTCCCCGGAGGCGTCGTCCGCTCCGGTTCCAAGGTGGGCTCGAAGTATCCCCAGCTCAAGGCATCTACCAACCATGCCTTCTGCCCCACCCTGCGCGGGCAGGTAGAGTCCAGCCTGCCGCCTGCAGTCGGCAGCGTTCTGGAAGTCGTCATTGACGGACTGAGCGAGGATGCCGTAGCTCAGGCAATGCGCGAAGGGATCCGTGCCGCCTGCCGCACCGGGCGCCTGCTCGGCATCGGCGCCGGCAATTACGGCGGCTCGCTGGGTCCGTACCACTTCCCCTTGCAGCGGCTGTTGCAATGA
- a CDS encoding formylmethanofuran dehydrogenase subunit A: protein MIRLRGGRLYDPHNGINGRVRDLYIDAGRIVAPPRGKAAASREYDLRERVVMPGGIDIHTHIGGGKMALGRLLLPEDQRQHPLRRGRRTQAGGGMAAPTAAAIGYRYAQMGYTSCFEPAMLPSNARQVHLEFADIPLLDKGSYVLLGNDDFLLRLLRAGSEPQSVCDYVAWMLQATRSIAVKAVNPGGIHAFKFNQRRLDLDQPNRRYGLTPRRILLALARAVRELGLHHPLHLHGCNLGAPGNVETTLRTIAAAEGLPLHLTHLQFHSYGTEGDRGFSSGAARLAEAINGQPGISVDVGQAMFGQTLTASGDTMQQYAGHRYAHPRRWACADIECDAGCGVMPFRYRDSSYVNALQWAIGLELFLLVNDPWRIFLTTDHPNGAPFSSYPRLIRLLMDRGFRNDCLAAIHPEAARASHLGAISREYSLYEIAIITRAGPARSLGLSERGHLGVGAVADIAVYRPQRDAERMFASPEYVFKDGRLIVRRGQVLDAAPRGGRVLCVQPEYDSGIRRRVASYFRRYHTMRLENFPLGDELPQEYAYAPLRPRS from the coding sequence ATGATCCGGCTGCGCGGCGGACGGCTGTACGATCCGCATAACGGCATAAACGGGCGCGTTCGCGACCTATACATAGATGCCGGGCGCATCGTCGCCCCGCCCCGCGGCAAAGCGGCGGCAAGTAGAGAATACGACCTGCGGGAACGGGTCGTCATGCCGGGAGGCATAGACATCCATACGCATATCGGCGGCGGCAAAATGGCCCTGGGGCGCTTGCTGTTGCCTGAAGATCAGCGGCAGCATCCGCTGCGGCGCGGCCGCCGGACACAGGCGGGGGGAGGCATGGCGGCGCCCACCGCCGCGGCCATCGGCTACCGCTACGCCCAGATGGGCTACACATCTTGCTTCGAGCCGGCCATGCTGCCCAGCAACGCCCGCCAGGTACACCTGGAGTTCGCCGATATCCCGCTGCTGGACAAGGGCAGCTACGTATTGCTCGGCAACGACGATTTCTTGTTGCGCCTGCTGCGTGCCGGCAGCGAACCGCAATCGGTGTGCGACTATGTGGCCTGGATGCTGCAGGCGACACGCTCCATCGCGGTCAAGGCCGTTAATCCGGGCGGCATCCATGCCTTCAAGTTCAACCAGCGCCGGCTCGATCTGGATCAACCGAACCGCCGCTACGGATTGACGCCCCGCCGCATCCTCCTGGCCTTGGCGCGGGCAGTGCGGGAACTCGGCCTCCACCATCCCCTGCACCTGCATGGTTGCAACCTGGGTGCGCCCGGAAACGTGGAGACCACGCTGCGCACCATCGCCGCGGCAGAGGGGCTGCCGTTGCACCTGACCCATCTGCAATTCCACAGTTACGGGACGGAAGGAGACCGGGGCTTCTCCTCCGGCGCCGCCCGGCTGGCGGAGGCGATCAACGGGCAACCCGGCATCTCGGTAGATGTGGGCCAAGCGATGTTTGGCCAGACCCTGACCGCCTCCGGAGACACCATGCAGCAATACGCCGGGCATCGGTACGCCCACCCGCGTCGCTGGGCGTGCGCGGACATCGAGTGCGACGCAGGCTGCGGCGTAATGCCTTTCCGCTACCGCGACAGCAGTTACGTCAATGCCCTGCAATGGGCGATCGGGCTCGAATTGTTCCTCCTGGTAAACGATCCCTGGCGCATCTTCCTGACCACGGACCACCCCAACGGCGCCCCTTTCTCCTCCTACCCGCGGCTGATCCGGCTGCTGATGGACCGCGGATTCCGCAATGACTGCCTGGCTGCCATCCACCCGGAGGCCGCGCGCGCCAGCCACCTCGGCGCCATCTCCCGCGAGTACAGTCTCTACGAGATCGCCATTATCACTCGGGCAGGGCCAGCCCGCAGCCTGGGTCTGAGCGAACGCGGTCACCTGGGGGTCGGCGCCGTAGCGGACATTGCCGTCTATCGCCCGCAACGCGACGCGGAGCGCATGTTCGCCAGTCCGGAATACGTCTTCAAGGACGGGCGCCTGATTGTCCGACGCGGCCAGGTGCTGGACGCCGCGCCGCGCGGCGGCCGCGTCCTTTGCGTTCAACCGGAGTACGACTCGGGCATCCGGCGCCGCGTGGCCTCCTACTTCCGACGCTACCACACCATGCGCCTGGAGAATTTCCCGCTGGGCGACGAATTGCCCCAGGAATACGCATACGCGCCTCTGCGTCCCCGTTCATGA
- a CDS encoding GHMP kinase has protein sequence MVRPGHRFRPGSAPVAPDGKALRVAATEVSVIAPARLHMGFFGLQGGGPGRCFGSLGLTLADLALRLRVRQALRLQVRGPMAGRVREVVESLCVHLDLPQSMEIVVEKAIPPHMGLGSGTQLALAVGSAVLRLHGMQMPPAELASLLGRGKRSGIGVGAFCYGGLLADGGSGAATVVPPVVSRLEFPEEWRLLLMLDHSRHGFSGNRERRSFESLPELPMTTVSHLCRLVLLQALPAVCERRIQDFGAAIGEIQQILGGHFAAVQGGSYTSPEVAAAMRWLVAEGAAGVGQSSWGSTGFALFPSEEQASGVLRQGLIRWRGHAQLELRMVSGRNRGAEIEEGEPATGVKSSRRPAC, from the coding sequence GTGGTGCGCCCCGGACACCGGTTCCGTCCTGGGTCGGCGCCCGTGGCCCCGGATGGCAAGGCGTTACGGGTCGCTGCGACGGAGGTCTCCGTCATCGCCCCGGCACGCCTGCATATGGGGTTTTTTGGTCTCCAGGGCGGGGGACCGGGCCGCTGTTTCGGCAGCTTAGGGCTGACCCTGGCGGACCTGGCGCTTCGGCTACGGGTCCGGCAGGCCCTGCGGTTACAGGTCCGCGGGCCGATGGCGGGCCGGGTTCGCGAGGTGGTGGAGTCCTTGTGCGTGCATCTGGATTTGCCGCAAAGCATGGAAATTGTTGTAGAGAAAGCGATTCCACCGCATATGGGGCTGGGCTCCGGGACGCAGTTGGCGCTGGCTGTGGGCAGTGCCGTCCTGCGTCTGCACGGAATGCAGATGCCGCCTGCGGAGCTGGCGTCCTTGTTGGGACGGGGAAAGCGCTCCGGGATTGGTGTGGGCGCTTTTTGTTACGGAGGTCTGTTGGCCGACGGGGGCAGTGGCGCCGCCACTGTCGTGCCGCCCGTGGTCAGTCGTCTTGAATTCCCCGAAGAATGGCGGTTGTTGCTGATGCTGGATCATTCCCGGCATGGCTTCAGCGGCAACCGTGAACGGCGCTCCTTCGAATCCTTGCCTGAGCTGCCCATGACCACAGTCTCCCACTTGTGCAGACTGGTGCTCCTGCAGGCGTTGCCGGCGGTCTGCGAGCGCCGCATCCAGGATTTCGGCGCCGCCATCGGGGAAATCCAGCAGATCCTGGGTGGCCATTTTGCCGCGGTGCAGGGCGGTTCCTATACTAGCCCCGAGGTCGCGGCGGCGATGCGCTGGTTGGTCGCCGAAGGCGCGGCCGGGGTAGGGCAGAGTTCCTGGGGGTCCACGGGTTTTGCCTTGTTTCCTTCCGAAGAGCAGGCCTCGGGAGTTTTGCGGCAGGGCCTTATCCGCTGGCGCGGGCATGCGCAGCTGGAATTGCGAATGGTATCCGGGCGCAACCGCGGCGCCGAAATTGAGGAGGGCGAGCCCGCTACCGGCGTTAAGTCTTCCCGGCGCCCTGCCTGTTGA